The proteins below are encoded in one region of Parambassis ranga unplaced genomic scaffold, fParRan2.1 scaffold_21_arrow_ctg1, whole genome shotgun sequence:
- the LOC114429901 gene encoding trace amine-associated receptor 1-like, giving the protein MLLYAFLALLAVITVCGNLLVIISIIYFKQLHTPTNSLILSLAVADLLVGIVVFPFSMAFSLSLCLYYEGLFYRYYAVCQPLTYRSKINHPVVVVMILMCWGVSVLTGIGIIIAGLNNDNCEDRCLIDVLMANTVGPILSFYLPVIIMLCIYLKIFLVAQRQARMIHNMTKCGAAVSKMERKATKTLAIVLGVFLLCWSPFFLFITFLPLAGDSVVPIPMIETTNWLALSNSMLNPFIYAFFYSWFRSAFRMIISGRIFQGDFTNCKLH; this is encoded by the exons ATGTTGTTATATGCTTTTCTTGCATTGTTAGctgttatcactgtgtgtggaaaTCTGCTTGTTATAATCTCCAttatttacttcaaacagctgcacactcctaCTAACTCTCTCATCCTGTCTCTGGCTGTGGCTGACCTGCTGGTTGGGATCGTTGTCTTTCCTTTCAGCATGGCGTTCTCTCTCAGTTTGTGTCTTTATTACGAGGGTTTATTCT ACAGATACTATGcggtgtgtcagcctctgacTTACAGATCTAAAATCAATCACCCAGTGGTTGTGGTCATGATCCTGATGTGCTGGGGGGTTTCTGTTCTGACTGGGATTGGGATTATAATTGCTGGATTAAACAATGACAACTGTGAGGACAGGTGTTTAATAGACGTCCTCATGGCAAACACTGTTGGACCCATATTATCCTTTTACCTCCCAGTGATCATAATGCTGTGTATCTACCTGAAGATTTTCCTCGTTGCACAGAGACAGGCGCGCATGATCCACAACATGAcaaagtgtggagcagctgtcagtaagatggagaggaaggccacCAAAACTCTGGCTATAGTTCTGGGAGTCTTTCTTTTATGCtggtctcctttctttcttttcatcacTTTTCTGCCTCTCGCTGGTGATTCAGTAGTTCCAATCCCCATGATAGAAACAACAAACTGGCTGGCTCTGTCTAATTCTATGCTGaatccatttatttatgctttcttcTACAGCTGGTTCAGATCAGCGTTCAGAATGATCATTTCTGGGAGA
- the LOC114429902 gene encoding trace amine-associated receptor 1-like, whose protein sequence is MTDTSHCSEIVNFNKIPANSHSTICGLLNVIIGLLAVITVCGNLLVIISIIYFKQLHTPTNSLILSLAVADLLVGIVVFPLSMALSLRSCLDLNVLSCKVRGSFDISLCTCSILNLVCIAVDRYYAVCQPLTYRAKINHRVVVVMVLMCWGVSVLTGVVIVFAGLNNENCGDRCMTDILVANTVGAILTFYLPVIIMLCIYLKIFLVAQRQARMIHNTTKCGAAVSKMERKATKTLAIVLGVFLFCWSPFFLCISFIPLTGKLAPISVNESVRWLALSNSMFNPFIYAFFYSWFRSAFRMIISGRIFQGDVTNCKLH, encoded by the coding sequence ATGACTGACACAAGTCACTGCTCTGAGATTGTTAACTTCAATAAAATACCAGCAAACAGCCATTCCACTATATGTGGATTGTTAAATGTGATCATAGGTTTGTTAGctgttatcactgtgtgtggaaaCCTGCTTGTTATAATCTCCATCatttacttcaaacagctgcacactcctaCTAACTCTCTCATCCTGTCTCTGGCTGTGGCTGACCTGCTGGTTGGGATCGTTGTCTTTCCTCTCAGCATGGCGTTGTCGCTCAGATCTTGTCTGGATTTGAATGTTTTATCCTGCAAAGTGAGAGGCAGCTTTGATATTTCACTGTGCACATGTTCTATACTGAACCTGGTTTGCATTGCTGTCGACAGATACTATGcggtgtgtcagcctctgacGTACAGAGCTAAAATCAATCACCGTGTTGTTGTGGTCATGGTCCTGATGTGCTGGGGGGTTTCTGTTCTGACTggggttgttattgtatttgCTGGATTGAACAATGAAAACTGTGGAGACAGGTGTATGACAGACATCCTTGTGGCAAACACTGTAGGTGCCATATTAACCTTTTACCTCCCAGTGATCATAATGCTGTGTATCTACCTGAAGATTTTCCTTGTTGCACAGAGACAGGCGCGCATGATCCACAATACGAcaaagtgtggagcagctgtcagtaagatggagaggaaggccacCAAAACTCTGGCTATAGTTCTGGGAGTCTTTCTTTTCTGCtggtctcctttctttctttgcatcaGCTTCATACCTCTTACTGGTAAATTAGCACCCATCTCTGTGAATGAGTCGGTCAGATGGCTCGCATTATCAAACTCAATGTTCAAcccatttatttatgctttcttcTACAGCTGGTTCAGATCAGCCTTCAGAATGATCATTTCTGGGAGAATATTTCAAGGTGATGTTACTAACTGTAAACTGCACTGA